In a single window of the Niabella ginsenosidivorans genome:
- a CDS encoding 3'-5' exonuclease yields MLEQYPVSSILFLDIETVPQYASFSEVPESWKHLWEIKAGALLKNREEETVESIYERAGIYAEFGKIICISCGVVQGAPDQRKIILKSFYGDDEKKLLQSFSEMLQKFTANEQRYLCAHNGKEFDFPYICRRLLINRLPIPVILNTAGRKPWEVSHLDTMEFWKFGDFKSYTTLNLLAHSLDVPTPKDDIDGSMVAGVFYKEKNIERIVTYCQKDVVTVAQVFLRMNGEELITESNIEYR; encoded by the coding sequence ATGCTGGAACAATACCCCGTTAGCTCCATACTCTTTTTAGACATAGAAACTGTTCCGCAATACGCATCCTTCAGTGAAGTTCCGGAATCATGGAAGCATTTGTGGGAAATAAAAGCCGGCGCCCTGTTAAAGAACCGGGAAGAAGAAACGGTTGAAAGCATTTATGAAAGAGCCGGTATTTACGCGGAATTCGGAAAGATCATCTGCATCAGTTGCGGTGTGGTACAGGGTGCGCCGGACCAGAGAAAGATTATTTTAAAATCGTTTTATGGCGATGATGAAAAAAAACTGCTACAGTCTTTTTCCGAAATGCTGCAGAAGTTTACCGCCAATGAACAACGGTATCTTTGCGCGCATAACGGAAAGGAGTTTGATTTTCCCTATATATGCCGCCGCCTGCTCATTAACCGGCTTCCGATACCTGTTATTTTAAACACGGCCGGCAGGAAACCGTGGGAAGTGAGCCACCTGGATACCATGGAGTTCTGGAAATTCGGCGATTTTAAAAGCTATACCACGCTGAACCTTCTGGCTCATTCCCTGGATGTGCCTACACCAAAAGATGATATTGACGGCAGTATGGTAGCGGGGGTCTTTTATAAAGAAAAGAATATTGAACGGATTGTTACCTATTGCCAGAAAGATGTGGTAACCGTTGCGCAGGTTTTTTTACGTATGAACGGCGAAGAGTTGATAACAGAAAGTAATATAGAATACAGGTAG
- a CDS encoding glycerol-3-phosphate dehydrogenase/oxidase encodes MSNGIFNREQLLQAATKPGKLWDVVVIGGGASGLGIALEAVTRGYQTLLVEQDDFAKGTSSRSTKLVHGGVRYLAQGNIALVREASIERGLLQKNAPHLVKNQTFIIPVYSFWDRIKYTIGLKLYDWIAGRLSLGPSVFISKKKTMEALPDIKQEGLVGGVQYHDGQFDDSRLALNLAQTIIEQGGVALNYVKVTGLIKNERGQPSGIIAEDQETAAVYRIHAKAVVNATGVFVDDILKMDNPSAPKSVVASQGVHLVLDKEFFSSPHALMIPETSDGRVLFAVPWHSEVVVGTTDTPVGAPSAEPRPLEKEIEFILNTSGQYLVKQPTRKDVLSVFAGLRPLAAPKEGTEKTKEISRSHKIIISPTRLFTIIGGKWTTYRKMGQDMVDAVEKRMGWAATQTQTRHLQVHGFAKGMDWNDPFYFYGSDAEKIKAASNGHWLSEKLKLNKAQLQWAVQQEMARTVEDFLARRTRALFLDAKESIRIAGETATLMAEELHKDKAWADAETERFTTLAKQYIL; translated from the coding sequence ATGAGCAACGGAATATTTAACAGGGAGCAGTTATTACAGGCCGCAACGAAGCCGGGAAAATTATGGGATGTAGTTGTGATCGGTGGTGGTGCTTCGGGTTTGGGTATTGCCCTGGAGGCAGTAACCCGTGGCTACCAGACCTTGCTGGTAGAGCAGGACGACTTTGCAAAAGGAACCTCCAGCCGCAGCACCAAGCTGGTGCATGGAGGCGTGCGTTACCTGGCCCAGGGAAATATTGCTCTGGTGCGTGAAGCGAGCATTGAACGGGGGCTTTTGCAAAAGAATGCACCGCACCTGGTAAAAAACCAGACCTTTATTATCCCCGTTTATTCATTCTGGGACCGGATCAAATATACTATTGGTCTGAAGCTTTATGACTGGATCGCAGGAAGGCTCTCTTTAGGCCCTTCGGTGTTTATATCCAAAAAGAAAACGATGGAAGCGCTGCCGGATATAAAGCAGGAAGGTCTGGTAGGAGGCGTACAATATCATGACGGGCAGTTCGATGATTCAAGGCTGGCATTAAACCTTGCACAAACGATCATTGAGCAGGGTGGTGTAGCGCTGAATTATGTAAAGGTGACCGGTCTGATCAAAAATGAACGGGGACAGCCATCCGGGATCATTGCAGAAGACCAGGAAACGGCTGCTGTTTACAGGATACATGCAAAGGCGGTTGTAAATGCCACGGGTGTTTTTGTAGATGATATTTTGAAAATGGACAATCCTTCCGCACCCAAAAGCGTGGTGGCCAGCCAGGGCGTTCACCTGGTATTGGATAAAGAGTTCTTTTCTTCCCCCCACGCATTAATGATTCCCGAAACCAGTGATGGCCGTGTATTGTTTGCCGTGCCCTGGCATAGTGAAGTAGTAGTAGGTACCACGGATACCCCGGTTGGCGCACCTTCTGCAGAACCCAGGCCCCTGGAGAAGGAAATCGAATTTATATTAAACACCTCCGGCCAGTATCTTGTAAAGCAACCCACCCGCAAAGATGTGCTGAGCGTATTTGCAGGGCTGCGGCCGCTGGCAGCACCTAAAGAAGGAACAGAAAAAACAAAAGAAATTTCGCGCAGCCATAAGATCATTATTTCCCCTACCCGCCTGTTTACTATTATTGGTGGCAAATGGACCACTTACCGGAAAATGGGACAGGACATGGTGGATGCTGTTGAAAAGCGGATGGGATGGGCTGCCACCCAAACACAAACCCGGCATTTGCAGGTTCATGGCTTTGCTAAAGGAATGGACTGGAATGATCCCTTTTATTTTTATGGAAGTGATGCGGAAAAGATAAAAGCCGCAAGTAACGGGCACTGGCTCAGTGAAAAGCTAAAACTGAACAAAGCGCAATTGCAATGGGCCGTGCAACAGGAAATGGCACGCACTGTGGAAGATTTCCTGGCGCGCAGAACAAGAGCGTTATTTCTGGATGCAAAGGAAAGCATACGCATTGCAGGGGAAACGGCAACGCTTATGGCCGAAGAGCTGCATAAGGACAAAGCCTGGGCAGATGCGGAAACAGAACGATTTACAACACTTGCAAAACAATACATTTTATAA
- a CDS encoding DeoR/GlpR family DNA-binding transcription regulator, giving the protein MSTLVERHQHILGALKKKGSVQVVDLCQELNVSSVTIRKDLQFLEDKNQLFRTHGGATLTNPYIGDRSVIEKVGIKSAEKEKIGQYGASLIEPNDSILIASGTTVFYLAKNIQPKGNVTVLTSALNVAIEIAHHPGIEVIQLGGIMRKTSSSVTGVYAEKILEDFSCSKLFLGVDGIDLEFGLTTSNIQEAQLNRKMIAAARKTIILADSSKFGKRAFGKICDLDGIEQIITDSGVSPHIVTELEAKGLEVTVLSV; this is encoded by the coding sequence ATGAGCACGCTTGTTGAACGTCACCAACATATACTGGGAGCCCTTAAAAAAAAGGGAAGTGTACAGGTTGTAGACCTTTGCCAGGAATTAAACGTTTCATCCGTAACCATTCGTAAGGACCTGCAGTTTCTGGAAGATAAAAATCAACTGTTCAGGACACACGGAGGCGCAACCTTAACAAACCCCTATATAGGAGACCGCTCTGTTATTGAAAAAGTAGGAATAAAATCGGCAGAAAAAGAAAAGATCGGCCAATATGGTGCCAGTTTAATAGAGCCAAACGATAGTATTCTGATCGCTTCTGGAACAACCGTCTTTTACCTTGCGAAAAATATACAACCGAAAGGAAACGTAACCGTACTAACGAGCGCGCTAAACGTTGCCATTGAAATAGCCCATCACCCGGGTATTGAAGTGATCCAGTTAGGTGGTATCATGAGGAAGACTTCTTCTTCTGTAACAGGGGTTTATGCGGAAAAAATACTGGAAGATTTCTCCTGTAGCAAATTGTTTTTGGGCGTGGATGGCATTGATCTTGAATTTGGGCTGACCACTTCCAATATCCAGGAGGCGCAGCTTAACCGCAAGATGATTGCAGCGGCCCGTAAAACCATCATCCTGGCAGACTCCAGCAAATTTGGGAAAAGAGCTTTCGGAAAAATCTGTGACCTGGATGGCATAGAACAGATCATTACAGATAGCGGCGTATCACCGCATATTGTTACAGAATTAGAAGCAAAGGGACTTGAAGTAACGGTGCTGTCAGTGTAA
- a CDS encoding GH92 family glycosyl hydrolase, producing the protein MKKICVLLLVFVIILIKSGAAQENFLQYVNPLIGTKKMGHTFPGATVPFGAVQLSPDTDTLPYEMGGKYNPDVYKYCAGYQYDDPTIVGFSHTHFSGTGHSDLGDFLIMPTTGRLQLNPGTADKPETGYRSRFRHASERAEPDYYSVLLDDDHILAELTTTTRVGVHQYTFPKSEDAHIILDLMHGIYNYKDKNVWTFVRVENDTLVTGYRQTNGWARTRTVYFAMTFSKPVTSYGFASFKSYPYKGFWRRFDQSDNFPEMAGEQLRAHFDFKTGDQEKILIKFALSPVSTKNALENLQTETPGNDFEAIKKQGQQKWNKELAKIKIEALNKEDMTSFYTAMYHAFLSPTVYMDQNGEYKGLDQNVHKAEGFTNYTTFSLWDTYRALHPFFNLIQPKRNNDMIRSMLAHQQQSVHKMLPVWSHYANENWCMSGYHSVAVIADAIVKGNVSFDANQALNACIQTANVRYYDGLGTYIRRGYVPEDERPNSVSTTLEYAFDDWSIAQAARRLNRMDVYDTFMKRSQNWKNVYDPSTGFMRPRLSNGSFRKDFDVLSTNGQGFIEGNSWNYSLFVPQDPKGMIALMGGEKKFLPHLDSLFTMHLPDHFFEETEDITRDGIIGNYVHGNEPSHHVAYLYNFTAQPWKTQERIRMILKMQYKPSVDGLGGNDDCGQMSAWYIFSTLGFYPFAPGSEEYQLGSPAIKKAVLQLENGKTFTIDVQNQSDKNVYVSKVLLNGQPVKGTTIRHSDILKGGVLQFVMAARHR; encoded by the coding sequence ATGAAAAAGATATGTGTACTACTCCTTGTTTTTGTCATAATCCTTATTAAAAGTGGTGCTGCACAGGAAAACTTCCTGCAATATGTAAATCCGCTGATCGGCACAAAAAAAATGGGGCATACTTTTCCGGGAGCAACGGTCCCGTTTGGTGCTGTGCAATTAAGCCCCGATACAGATACGCTTCCGTATGAAATGGGTGGAAAATACAACCCGGATGTTTACAAATATTGCGCCGGCTACCAGTATGATGATCCAACCATTGTTGGCTTCAGCCATACCCATTTCAGCGGAACGGGCCATTCTGATCTGGGCGATTTTCTGATCATGCCAACAACAGGCAGGCTACAATTAAACCCCGGCACGGCCGATAAGCCTGAAACCGGATACAGGAGCCGCTTCCGCCATGCCAGTGAACGGGCAGAACCTGATTATTACAGCGTGCTGCTGGATGATGATCATATTCTGGCAGAGCTGACCACCACCACCCGTGTAGGCGTGCATCAGTACACATTTCCAAAATCAGAGGATGCGCATATTATCCTGGACCTGATGCATGGCATTTATAATTATAAAGATAAAAACGTCTGGACCTTTGTACGGGTAGAAAATGATACCCTGGTTACGGGTTACCGGCAAACCAATGGCTGGGCGCGCACCCGCACGGTTTATTTTGCCATGACCTTTTCAAAGCCTGTTACGTCTTACGGATTTGCCAGTTTTAAATCGTATCCCTATAAAGGTTTCTGGAGGCGGTTCGACCAGTCAGATAATTTCCCCGAAATGGCCGGGGAGCAGCTCCGGGCACATTTCGATTTTAAAACCGGCGATCAGGAAAAGATCCTCATCAAGTTTGCTTTATCTCCCGTAAGTACAAAGAACGCGCTGGAAAACCTGCAAACAGAAACTCCCGGCAATGATTTTGAGGCCATTAAAAAGCAGGGGCAGCAAAAATGGAACAAAGAGCTGGCAAAGATTAAAATAGAGGCGTTGAATAAAGAGGATATGACCAGTTTTTATACAGCTATGTACCATGCCTTTTTAAGCCCAACAGTATATATGGATCAGAATGGGGAATATAAAGGCCTTGATCAGAATGTGCATAAAGCAGAGGGTTTTACCAATTATACAACGTTTTCCCTGTGGGATACCTATCGCGCGCTGCACCCGTTCTTTAACCTGATTCAGCCCAAACGGAATAATGATATGATCAGAAGCATGCTGGCGCACCAGCAGCAGAGCGTGCATAAAATGTTACCTGTATGGAGCCACTATGCCAATGAAAACTGGTGTATGAGCGGGTATCACAGCGTAGCGGTCATTGCTGATGCCATTGTAAAAGGGAATGTTTCGTTTGATGCAAACCAGGCGCTGAATGCCTGTATACAAACGGCCAATGTACGTTATTACGATGGCCTGGGAACCTACATCCGGCGCGGTTATGTGCCGGAGGATGAGCGCCCTAACTCCGTTTCCACGACCCTGGAATATGCTTTTGACGACTGGAGCATTGCCCAGGCGGCCAGAAGGCTGAACCGCATGGATGTGTATGATACATTTATGAAACGTTCACAGAACTGGAAAAATGTTTATGACCCTTCTACTGGTTTTATGCGCCCGAGGTTAAGTAATGGCAGCTTCCGGAAAGATTTTGATGTGCTTTCTACAAACGGCCAGGGCTTTATTGAAGGCAATTCCTGGAACTACAGCCTTTTTGTGCCCCAGGACCCAAAGGGAATGATTGCGCTGATGGGGGGAGAGAAAAAATTTCTTCCGCACCTGGACTCTTTGTTCACCATGCACTTGCCGGATCATTTTTTTGAAGAGACTGAAGATATTACGCGTGATGGAATTATTGGCAATTATGTGCATGGGAACGAGCCCTCGCACCATGTGGCGTATTTATACAACTTTACTGCCCAACCCTGGAAAACACAGGAGCGCATCCGCATGATCCTGAAAATGCAGTACAAACCGTCTGTTGACGGGCTGGGAGGTAATGATGACTGCGGCCAGATGAGCGCCTGGTATATTTTCAGCACACTGGGCTTCTATCCTTTTGCACCGGGCTCAGAGGAATACCAGCTGGGAAGCCCCGCCATAAAAAAAGCAGTATTGCAACTGGAAAATGGCAAAACGTTTACCATTGATGTACAGAACCAGAGTGATAAAAATGTGTATGTTTCAAAAGTTTTGCTGAACGGGCAACCGGTTAAAGGAACAACGATCAGGCATAGTGATATTCTGAAGGGGGGCGTGCTGCAGTTTGTAATGGCTGCCAGGCACCGGTAA
- a CDS encoding mannose-1-phosphate guanylyltransferase — protein sequence MNSNYVVIMAGGIGSRFWPKSRTNYPKQFLDILNTGRTLIQSTFSRYNKIVPVENIFVVTSEEYEEIVAHQLPDLPPENIVTEPFRKNTAPCIAYVAFKIFKKNPDAVMIAAPSDNLILEDDAFGETVQNASQFVESVNALVTLGIKPRNPNTGYGYIQRDDVEAAPGIYKVRTFTEKPNLELAKVFVKSGDFLWNAGIFIWKVKNIIAAFEKFLPEIHEVFAAEIDKFNTPLEKKIIGEIYAQCPSISIDFGIMEKAPNVYVIPASFTWSDLGTWNSAYENMAKDYFENAVVGEDVMVYDTHNCVVHVPDNKLVLLQGLEDFIIVDTRDVLLICKKDKEQEIKDYVADVKRNKDEKYL from the coding sequence ATGAATAGTAATTATGTTGTAATAATGGCCGGGGGTATTGGTAGCCGTTTCTGGCCAAAAAGCAGGACCAACTATCCAAAGCAGTTCTTAGATATTCTCAATACCGGCAGAACGCTGATCCAGTCTACGTTCTCAAGATATAACAAAATTGTACCGGTAGAAAACATATTTGTTGTTACATCAGAAGAATACGAAGAAATTGTAGCGCATCAGCTGCCCGACCTGCCTCCGGAAAATATCGTTACAGAGCCTTTCCGGAAAAATACGGCACCCTGCATCGCATACGTTGCCTTTAAGATTTTTAAAAAGAATCCTGATGCGGTGATGATCGCAGCTCCTTCTGACAATCTTATTTTAGAGGATGACGCGTTTGGAGAAACCGTACAGAACGCATCGCAGTTCGTTGAGTCTGTGAATGCCCTGGTTACCCTTGGTATTAAACCCCGAAACCCGAATACCGGTTATGGGTATATTCAGCGCGATGATGTGGAAGCGGCTCCGGGAATTTATAAGGTTAGAACATTTACGGAAAAACCGAACCTTGAACTGGCAAAAGTATTTGTAAAAAGCGGCGACTTTCTATGGAATGCGGGCATCTTTATATGGAAGGTAAAAAATATTATTGCCGCATTTGAGAAATTCCTTCCTGAAATACATGAAGTGTTTGCTGCAGAAATTGATAAATTCAATACCCCTTTAGAAAAGAAGATCATTGGTGAAATATATGCCCAGTGCCCCAGCATTTCCATAGATTTCGGCATTATGGAAAAGGCGCCCAATGTATATGTAATTCCGGCGTCTTTTACCTGGAGCGACCTTGGGACCTGGAACAGCGCCTATGAAAACATGGCAAAGGATTATTTTGAAAATGCCGTCGTGGGCGAAGACGTAATGGTATATGATACGCACAATTGCGTGGTGCATGTGCCGGATAATAAGCTGGTACTGTTACAGGGGCTCGAAGATTTTATTATAGTAGACACCCGGGATGTTTTGCTGATCTGTAAAAAAGATAAAGAACAGGAGATAAAAGATTATGTGGCAGATGTAAAAAGAAACAAAGATGAAAAATACCTTTAG
- a CDS encoding RidA family protein, with protein MRQLFSSGAVWEQEVGYSRAVKIGNTIEVSGTVAVDAQNNIVGEGDAYAQTIYILQKIQKVLEEAGAALNDVVRTRMFVTDINRWQEYGRAHGTFFGNIKPCASMVEVSRLIHPGYLIEIEATAILQP; from the coding sequence ATGCGGCAGCTTTTTTCATCAGGCGCGGTTTGGGAGCAGGAAGTGGGTTACAGCCGTGCTGTAAAAATAGGCAATACGATTGAAGTAAGCGGAACCGTGGCAGTGGATGCGCAAAATAATATTGTAGGAGAGGGCGATGCATATGCACAAACCATCTATATCCTGCAAAAGATACAAAAAGTGCTGGAAGAAGCCGGTGCCGCATTGAATGACGTGGTGCGTACAAGAATGTTTGTTACAGATATAAACCGGTGGCAGGAATACGGAAGAGCTCACGGCACATTCTTTGGAAATATAAAGCCCTGTGCTTCTATGGTGGAAGTAAGCCGTCTTATTCACCCGGGGTATCTTATAGAAATAGAAGCAACAGCAATTTTACAACCATGA
- a CDS encoding KpsF/GutQ family sugar-phosphate isomerase, with protein sequence MNDNILQRARKTFQLEADALNNVRQLLNNDFQQAVLLIKDCAGRVVFSGIGKSALVAQKIVATFNSTGTPSIFMHAADALHGDLGMVQESDIVVVLSKSGFSPEIKALLPLVKNFGNKIIAIVGNTDSYLAQQADLVLNTTVDQEACPNNLAPTSSTTAQMVMGDALASCLMDLKGFKDNDFAKFHPGGTLGKKLYLSVSDVFLQNEKPKVLEHQSLKEVIVEITKKRLGVTAVVNEQNELLGIITDGDLRRMLEKNTDIEHTVAGDIMTKRPKTIEPRELAVSALDMMRKNSITQLAVTEGNVYLGIIHIHDLLKEGLI encoded by the coding sequence ATGAATGACAATATTTTACAACGCGCCAGGAAAACCTTTCAGTTAGAGGCCGATGCGCTTAATAATGTCCGGCAATTATTAAACAACGACTTTCAGCAGGCAGTTCTGCTGATTAAGGATTGTGCGGGCCGGGTTGTTTTCAGTGGCATCGGAAAAAGCGCGCTGGTAGCTCAAAAGATCGTGGCAACGTTTAACTCAACAGGAACGCCTTCGATTTTTATGCATGCGGCAGACGCATTGCATGGAGATCTGGGTATGGTGCAGGAATCGGATATTGTGGTCGTTCTCAGCAAAAGCGGTTTCAGCCCCGAAATAAAAGCGCTGCTGCCGCTGGTGAAGAATTTTGGCAATAAGATCATTGCTATTGTTGGCAATACTGATTCTTACCTGGCGCAGCAGGCAGATCTTGTTTTAAATACGACGGTTGACCAGGAAGCCTGTCCCAACAACCTGGCTCCTACATCCAGCACTACTGCACAAATGGTAATGGGTGATGCACTGGCTTCCTGCCTGATGGATCTGAAAGGGTTTAAAGATAATGACTTTGCAAAATTTCATCCGGGGGGAACACTCGGAAAAAAATTGTACCTCAGCGTAAGCGATGTGTTCCTGCAGAATGAAAAACCAAAAGTTTTGGAGCACCAGTCATTGAAAGAGGTTATTGTTGAGATCACCAAAAAAAGATTGGGAGTTACTGCTGTTGTAAATGAACAAAATGAACTGTTAGGCATTATAACAGATGGAGACCTCCGGCGTATGCTGGAAAAGAATACCGATATTGAACACACGGTTGCCGGAGATATTATGACAAAAAGACCAAAAACAATTGAACCGCGCGAACTGGCTGTTTCGGCATTAGACATGATGCGGAAAAACTCCATTACGCAGCTGGCTGTGACAGAAGGAAATGTATACCTTGGAATCATTCATATACACGATTTATTAAAAGAAGGGCTGATTTAA
- a CDS encoding GH3 auxin-responsive promoter family protein, which translates to MPLLSPAISSLARMRQWRIDGWRSHPLDTQREVLQNLVSSAQYTEFGRKYGFNRLYNIRDFKKAVPIHEYNDLKSYIERCMNGEQNLLWNSPIAWFAKSSGTSGDKSKFIPISEESLEDCHYKAAKDVLTMYYLFNPDSTMLTGKGLVLGGSHNIHAVNEEAQFGDLSAVLLQNSPFWGHWLRTPELSIALMDDWETKLEKIAAQTISENVTSISGVPTWTLVLLKRILELTGRKTIAEVWPGLELYMHGGVSFTPYKEQFQQIIGKHINYLETYNASEGFFGAQQIPGDEGMLLFTDHGIFMEFMPVSEYGKADPRTIGLKDVELYANYAPVISTNGGLWRYLLGDTIQFISKDPFKIIVSGRIRHFINAFGEEVIIDNTDKAISMACMDTGAIVNDYTAAPIYFSDEGNGGHEWLIEFEKPPYNLEAFTTILDASLKSINSDYEAKRHKDIALRMPVVHALPKGFFVEWLHHKGKLGGQHKVPRLSNDRKILEDLLLLYNQKQQGVIS; encoded by the coding sequence ATGCCACTGTTAAGCCCCGCAATATCGTCCCTGGCCCGCATGCGTCAATGGCGCATTGATGGCTGGCGCAGCCATCCCTTAGACACACAGCGTGAGGTGTTGCAGAATCTTGTTTCCTCCGCCCAGTACACAGAGTTTGGAAGAAAATACGGCTTTAACAGGCTTTATAATATCCGGGACTTTAAAAAGGCTGTTCCCATTCATGAATATAACGATCTGAAGTCCTATATTGAACGTTGTATGAATGGCGAGCAAAACCTGCTTTGGAATTCGCCCATTGCCTGGTTTGCCAAAAGCAGCGGTACCAGCGGCGACAAGAGTAAATTCATCCCCATCAGCGAAGAAAGCCTGGAAGATTGCCATTATAAAGCCGCAAAGGATGTGCTGACCATGTATTACCTGTTCAACCCGGACAGTACGATGCTCACAGGCAAAGGGCTGGTGCTCGGAGGAAGCCATAATATCCATGCGGTGAACGAAGAGGCGCAGTTTGGCGATTTAAGCGCAGTGCTGTTACAGAACAGCCCGTTTTGGGGCCACTGGTTAAGAACACCGGAGCTAAGCATTGCTTTAATGGACGATTGGGAGACCAAACTTGAAAAGATTGCGGCACAAACGATCAGTGAAAATGTTACTTCGATCAGCGGGGTGCCTACCTGGACACTTGTTTTACTAAAACGCATCCTGGAGCTGACAGGCAGGAAAACAATTGCGGAAGTATGGCCGGGCCTGGAGTTGTATATGCATGGCGGGGTTTCCTTTACTCCTTATAAAGAGCAGTTCCAGCAAATTATCGGAAAGCACATCAATTATCTTGAAACCTATAATGCCAGCGAAGGCTTTTTCGGTGCACAGCAAATACCAGGCGATGAGGGAATGCTTTTATTTACAGACCACGGCATTTTTATGGAGTTTATGCCGGTAAGTGAATATGGCAAAGCTGATCCCAGAACTATCGGGCTAAAAGACGTAGAGCTGTATGCAAATTATGCCCCTGTTATCAGCACCAACGGGGGATTGTGGCGCTATTTACTGGGTGATACTATCCAGTTCATCTCCAAAGATCCGTTTAAAATCATTGTTTCCGGAAGGATCCGGCATTTTATCAATGCCTTTGGTGAAGAAGTGATCATTGATAATACCGACAAGGCCATCAGTATGGCCTGTATGGATACCGGCGCGATCGTAAACGATTATACCGCTGCGCCGATCTACTTTTCTGATGAAGGGAACGGCGGCCACGAGTGGCTGATTGAATTTGAAAAGCCGCCTTATAACCTGGAAGCTTTTACAACCATTTTAGATGCGTCCCTGAAATCCATTAATAGCGATTACGAAGCAAAGCGCCATAAGGATATTGCATTGCGCATGCCTGTTGTACATGCATTGCCCAAAGGTTTTTTTGTTGAGTGGCTGCATCATAAAGGCAAACTGGGCGGGCAGCACAAGGTGCCGCGGCTGAGCAATGACAGAAAAATACTTGAAGACCTGCTGCTGCTTTACAACCAGAAGCAACAAGGCGTTATTTCCTGA
- a CDS encoding MmcQ/YjbR family DNA-binding protein: protein MNIEDIRNYCLQHSAVEEGFPFGPDTLVFKVKGKIFLLMGLENDPLQFNVKCDPGKAIELREQYNAVQPGYHMNKKHWNTILVDGSVSSKLLKEWITDSYNLVAKVRK from the coding sequence ATGAACATTGAAGATATAAGGAACTATTGCCTGCAGCACAGCGCGGTTGAAGAGGGATTTCCTTTTGGGCCGGATACGCTTGTTTTTAAAGTAAAGGGGAAGATTTTTTTGCTGATGGGACTGGAAAATGACCCGCTGCAGTTTAATGTAAAATGTGATCCCGGAAAAGCCATCGAGCTGAGAGAGCAATATAATGCCGTGCAGCCGGGTTACCACATGAATAAAAAGCACTGGAACACGATCCTGGTAGATGGGTCTGTTTCCAGCAAGCTGTTAAAAGAATGGATCACGGATTCCTATAACCTGGTGGCAAAGGTCAGGAAATAA
- a CDS encoding DUF6528 family protein: MKGFLLFFTAFLFLHCSAQQLQKVPEKFWVVCGDDKAMIIDPSKTVNGAPGIVWQWENSEAKILPPIYQKLLRPLDDCKPVDDGKMLLLTSSGGATLLVDVATKAVRFYARTPMAHSAALLPGGYIAVANSTHPGGNSIEIYHRDHPEKVICKDSLYSGHGVLWNKKRKLLYVLGFDELRAYNLHIRGEDARLVKVKTWKLPAPGGHDLSGVDEDQLLVSAHGHVWDFRINEGRFTPFQLLAEIPDVKSVNYNSTTKQLVYTKAEESWWTFNIYSRNPDKKLHIPGTKLYKVRVAGWGR, encoded by the coding sequence ATGAAAGGATTTTTACTGTTTTTTACAGCTTTCCTTTTTCTGCATTGTTCTGCCCAGCAGTTGCAGAAAGTGCCTGAAAAATTTTGGGTGGTTTGCGGCGATGATAAAGCCATGATCATTGACCCATCTAAAACAGTAAATGGGGCGCCCGGCATCGTATGGCAATGGGAAAACAGCGAAGCAAAAATATTGCCGCCCATATATCAGAAGCTGTTAAGACCGCTGGATGACTGTAAGCCGGTGGATGATGGTAAAATGCTGTTGCTGACCTCATCCGGAGGCGCAACCCTGCTGGTGGACGTAGCAACAAAAGCGGTGCGTTTCTATGCCCGTACGCCGATGGCTCACTCGGCAGCATTGTTACCGGGGGGGTATATTGCAGTAGCCAATTCCACGCATCCAGGAGGAAACAGTATAGAAATATACCATAGGGATCATCCGGAAAAAGTGATCTGTAAAGATTCCCTGTATTCAGGGCATGGTGTTTTGTGGAACAAAAAGAGAAAGCTGCTTTATGTGCTGGGTTTTGATGAGCTGCGGGCATACAACTTACATATCAGGGGTGAGGATGCCCGTTTGGTAAAAGTAAAGACCTGGAAGCTTCCGGCTCCGGGCGGGCATGATCTTTCCGGGGTTGATGAAGACCAGCTGCTTGTTTCAGCCCATGGCCATGTATGGGATTTTAGGATCAACGAGGGACGGTTTACGCCGTTTCAGCTGCTTGCGGAAATACCTGATGTGAAGTCGGTAAATTATAACAGCACCACAAAACAACTCGTTTATACGAAGGCCGAGGAAAGCTGGTGGACTTTTAATATCTATTCCAGGAATCCGGATAAAAAACTGCATATTCCGGGCACGAAGCTCTATAAGGTACGGGTAGCGGGCTGGGGCAGGTGA